One segment of Parvularcula sp. IMCC14364 DNA contains the following:
- a CDS encoding TRAP transporter large permease subunit, whose product MAEFIDSLIICWCACAGWLDIAMIVTLCVLLLAGYPAAFSLAGTALLYGLLGLSMGAFDVTFFSEPYPIRIFGIINNQVLIAVPLFVLMGVVLEKSRIAEELLDNMAKLFGSMNGGLGISVTIVGALLAASTGIVGATVVTMGLLSLPTMLRRGYSPAFASGSIAAAGTLGQIIPPSIVLILLGDQISNAWQKAQLQQGVYAPETVSVGDLFAGALLPGLMLVGFYLTYQIMVALLNPKAAPAIPQETGATYSHILIAALKTLPAPLLLIVAVLGSILGGIATPTEAAAVGAAGAILIAGFRVCPKTDWKGRPLLIAGTLATAVLLLLSITLDLRVGRQQVNGLETLGIFLATLCCILIALSLASSLFALLREKMLAPVVEKTTTVTTMVFTILIGAALFSLVFRGLGGDETVAHALSNIPGGVTGAVIAVMLVMFVLGFFLDFIEITLVVVPLVAPALLLMGVDPVWLGVMMAVNLQTSFLTPPFGFALFYLRGVAPDSVRTAQIYKGALPFVLIQIIALAALALFPQLATWLPDLLYGS is encoded by the coding sequence ATGGCGGAGTTTATCGACAGCCTCATCATTTGCTGGTGTGCCTGCGCCGGATGGCTGGACATCGCCATGATTGTGACCCTCTGCGTATTGTTGCTCGCAGGATATCCAGCTGCCTTCAGCCTTGCCGGCACGGCCCTGCTCTATGGTTTGTTGGGCCTGTCCATGGGAGCATTTGACGTCACCTTTTTTTCTGAACCGTATCCCATACGGATTTTCGGGATCATCAATAATCAGGTCCTTATTGCCGTGCCTCTTTTTGTCTTGATGGGCGTGGTCCTCGAAAAATCCAGAATTGCCGAGGAACTGCTCGACAATATGGCCAAGCTGTTCGGCAGCATGAACGGCGGGCTGGGTATTTCTGTTACAATCGTTGGCGCATTGCTGGCGGCTTCCACCGGCATCGTTGGTGCAACGGTTGTCACCATGGGATTATTGTCGCTGCCGACCATGTTGCGACGGGGTTACTCGCCGGCATTTGCTTCGGGCTCGATTGCCGCAGCTGGCACACTCGGTCAGATTATTCCACCTTCGATCGTACTGATCCTGCTGGGCGACCAGATATCAAACGCCTGGCAGAAAGCACAATTACAACAGGGCGTTTATGCACCGGAAACAGTTTCCGTCGGGGACCTTTTTGCCGGCGCCCTCCTGCCCGGGCTGATGCTGGTTGGCTTTTATCTCACCTATCAGATTATGGTCGCCCTGCTTAATCCCAAAGCCGCACCAGCAATTCCGCAGGAAACGGGTGCAACATATTCTCACATCCTCATCGCCGCACTGAAAACACTGCCCGCGCCATTATTGCTGATCGTTGCCGTTCTGGGATCAATCCTGGGTGGTATCGCGACCCCGACAGAAGCTGCAGCCGTTGGCGCGGCAGGCGCGATCCTGATCGCAGGTTTTAGGGTTTGCCCGAAAACTGACTGGAAGGGACGGCCACTGTTGATCGCCGGAACACTCGCAACTGCGGTCCTGCTTCTGCTCAGTATAACGCTGGACCTGCGCGTCGGTCGTCAACAGGTCAATGGTCTGGAAACCTTGGGCATCTTCCTTGCCACACTCTGCTGCATCCTGATTGCCTTAAGCCTTGCGTCCAGCCTTTTTGCCCTTCTGAGAGAAAAAATGCTTGCCCCCGTGGTGGAAAAAACCACGACGGTTACCACAATGGTTTTCACCATTCTGATCGGCGCAGCCTTGTTTTCGCTTGTTTTCCGCGGGCTTGGGGGGGACGAGACAGTCGCTCATGCTCTTTCAAACATTCCAGGCGGTGTAACGGGCGCAGTGATTGCCGTGATGCTGGTAATGTTTGTGCTCGGCTTTTTCCTGGACTTTATCGAGATCACGCTTGTGGTGGTGCCGCTTGTCGCCCCTGCTCTATTGCTCATGGGGGTCGATCCCGTCTGGCTCGGGGTGATGATGGCTGTCAACCTGCAAACATCCTTCCTGACACCACCTTTCGGCTTTGCGCTATTTTACTTGCGCGGGGTCGCACCGGACAGCGTGCGCACAGCGCAAATCTACAAAGGTGCCTTACCTTTTGTGCTGATACAGATTATTGCACTCGCAGCACTGGCGCTCTTTCCACAACTGGCAACCTGGCTGCCAGATCTGCTGTACGGCAGTTAG
- a CDS encoding TRAP transporter small permease subunit yields MLEIIGNIFMLSAALSCLLMLLPPALLFTGAPALRDVCQHLAALFDTINTSVARTVMWLALIMALVQVGVVVMRYVFGINFIWLQESIIYMFGFLFLLTAGYALLQNEHVRVDIFYRDASARRKAIVDFVGTYLFLFPVCILIIWAAGPYVARAWDVMEGSREASGIQAVFIMKSLIPIFAALLAMAGFSIATKAVLVLRPTRQVTN; encoded by the coding sequence ATGCTCGAGATAATCGGAAATATCTTTATGCTGAGTGCAGCGCTGTCATGCCTGCTGATGCTGCTGCCGCCTGCCCTGTTGTTCACTGGCGCACCTGCCCTTCGCGACGTATGCCAACATCTTGCTGCTCTTTTTGACACGATAAACACATCTGTCGCCCGCACCGTCATGTGGCTCGCGCTCATCATGGCACTCGTCCAGGTCGGCGTTGTCGTGATGCGATATGTTTTTGGCATTAACTTCATCTGGCTACAGGAAAGCATCATTTACATGTTCGGTTTTCTGTTCCTGCTGACAGCAGGGTATGCCTTGCTGCAGAATGAGCATGTGCGGGTGGATATTTTTTATCGGGACGCATCGGCGCGACGCAAAGCCATTGTGGATTTTGTCGGAACGTATCTGTTCCTCTTCCCGGTCTGCATTCTGATCATCTGGGCAGCCGGGCCTTATGTTGCCAGAGCATGGGATGTGATGGAAGGATCGCGTGAGGCATCAGGTATTCAGGCGGTTTTCATCATGAAAAGCCTGATACCGATCTTCGCCGCACTGCTGGCCATGGCTGGCTTCTCGATCGCCACAAAAGCCGTGCTGGTACTGCGCCCTACAAGACAGGTCACAAACTAG
- a CDS encoding TRAP transporter substrate-binding protein, whose product MANTPDENSLPQNTTPSKRLNRRKFMTVGALGAATLAAGCECKERCGGPAVAEAGINGIADRELKMVTTWPRDFPGLGDGAENVARYITEMSGGKMRVTLYAAGELVGAFDSFDAVSGGSADLYHGAEYYWTSRSRAYAFFTSVPFGMTISEIMGWIEYGGGQQLWDELAGAYNIKPFGAGNTGHQMGGWFKNEINSLEDLRGLKIRMPGIGGEVMRRTGATAVSLPGNELYQALQSGAIDATEWVGPWNDIAFGFYREANFYYWPGFHEPGAMLSTGMNLELWNDLSLQEKAIVENACRAANHQMIAQYAHNNSIGLKTLIEEHDVQLRQMPEDVMEALARNTKIVFEEIAAEDDLSARIYDSYREALLAGAEWNRISDEAYMAVRRELLDL is encoded by the coding sequence ATGGCTAACACCCCCGACGAAAACAGTCTGCCGCAAAACACCACACCTTCAAAACGGTTGAACCGGCGCAAGTTCATGACAGTCGGCGCACTTGGCGCGGCCACTCTGGCCGCGGGCTGCGAATGCAAGGAGCGTTGCGGCGGCCCCGCTGTCGCAGAGGCTGGCATAAATGGCATCGCTGACAGGGAACTGAAGATGGTCACCACGTGGCCACGTGACTTTCCCGGCCTTGGTGACGGTGCTGAAAATGTCGCCCGCTACATTACTGAAATGAGCGGCGGCAAGATGCGCGTAACTCTTTACGCCGCCGGGGAACTGGTCGGCGCATTTGATTCCTTCGATGCTGTCTCTGGTGGTTCCGCAGACCTTTATCATGGGGCCGAATATTACTGGACATCCCGCTCGCGCGCCTATGCCTTCTTCACCTCCGTGCCCTTTGGCATGACGATCTCGGAGATTATGGGCTGGATTGAATATGGCGGCGGACAACAGCTCTGGGATGAGCTTGCTGGTGCGTACAATATCAAACCGTTTGGCGCTGGCAATACCGGCCACCAGATGGGCGGCTGGTTCAAAAACGAGATCAACTCCCTTGAAGACCTGCGCGGGCTGAAAATCCGTATGCCCGGTATTGGCGGCGAAGTGATGCGTCGGACAGGTGCGACAGCTGTTTCCCTACCGGGTAACGAGTTGTATCAGGCGCTTCAGTCCGGTGCGATTGATGCGACCGAATGGGTTGGCCCTTGGAACGATATTGCATTCGGGTTCTATCGCGAGGCCAACTTCTATTACTGGCCAGGATTTCATGAACCTGGCGCCATGCTCTCAACCGGGATGAACCTCGAGCTTTGGAATGACCTCTCCCTACAGGAAAAGGCCATCGTGGAAAATGCCTGCCGCGCCGCAAACCATCAGATGATTGCTCAATATGCGCATAATAATTCGATCGGGCTGAAAACCCTGATTGAAGAGCATGATGTGCAACTGCGCCAGATGCCGGAAGATGTTATGGAAGCATTGGCGAGGAACACAAAAATCGTCTTCGAGGAGATCGCCGCCGAAGACGATCTGTCAGCGCGCATCTATGACAGTTATCGTGAGGCTCTACTTGCTGGCGCAGAATGGAACCGCATTTCTGATGAGGCTTATATGGCTGTCAGACGGGAATTGCTGGACCTCTGA
- the cysK gene encoding cysteine synthase A, which yields MTIYQNILETVGNTPVVKINRLAPEGIEMFVKVEAFNPLGSVKDRLALGVIEAAEKSGDLKPGQTVVEATSGNTGIGLAMVCAQKGYPLVITMPESFSIERRRLMRFLGARVVLTPAKEKGTGMVNKARELAEQNGWFMTRQFENEANPDMHARTTAREIVDDFQGRALDYWVTGYGTGGTLSGVSRVFAKELPKTKIIVSEPDGAALFTDGTPQARNADHSPAASHPAWSPHPIQGWTPDFIPFVAQEAIDAGTIHKVLKVKGSDGMHWSRELAQKEGIFTGISGGSTFATAMDVALQAEKGSSILCMLPDTGERYLSTPLFTDIEAEMNNEEKSISASTPNYQL from the coding sequence ATGACCATATATCAGAACATTCTCGAAACTGTCGGGAACACGCCCGTTGTCAAGATCAACCGACTGGCCCCCGAAGGCATAGAGATGTTTGTCAAAGTTGAGGCCTTCAATCCCCTGGGCTCCGTCAAGGACAGGCTTGCGCTTGGTGTGATCGAAGCGGCAGAGAAGTCAGGTGATCTGAAGCCGGGTCAGACAGTTGTGGAGGCAACAAGCGGCAATACCGGCATTGGTCTGGCTATGGTCTGTGCCCAAAAGGGCTATCCGCTTGTGATTACCATGCCTGAGAGCTTCAGTATCGAACGCCGCCGGTTGATGCGCTTTCTGGGGGCGAGAGTTGTGCTCACCCCTGCAAAGGAAAAAGGCACGGGCATGGTCAACAAGGCAAGAGAACTGGCCGAGCAAAATGGTTGGTTCATGACCCGACAATTCGAGAATGAAGCAAATCCGGACATGCATGCGCGAACGACAGCACGCGAAATTGTCGATGATTTTCAGGGTCGTGCGCTGGATTATTGGGTAACGGGGTATGGCACGGGTGGCACATTGTCCGGTGTGTCGCGGGTATTTGCGAAAGAGCTGCCAAAGACCAAAATCATTGTCAGCGAACCAGATGGCGCGGCCCTGTTCACCGATGGAACGCCGCAGGCACGCAACGCGGACCATTCTCCGGCCGCAAGTCATCCGGCATGGTCACCTCATCCCATTCAGGGCTGGACTCCTGACTTCATTCCTTTCGTTGCACAGGAAGCGATTGATGCCGGCACTATTCATAAGGTGCTCAAAGTCAAAGGCTCTGACGGTATGCACTGGTCACGTGAGCTGGCTCAGAAAGAGGGTATTTTTACAGGCATCTCCGGTGGCTCAACCTTTGCAACTGCGATGGATGTCGCGCTGCAGGCAGAGAAAGGTTCATCAATTCTCTGTATGCTGCCGGATACAGGGGAGCGTTATTTGTCTACACCATTATTCACTGATATTGAGGCGGAGATGAATAACGAAGAAAAATCGATTTCAGCTTCAACACCGAATTATCAACTCTAG
- a CDS encoding glutathione S-transferase family protein, with the protein MKLTATPNSHFSRKVRLLMDHLGIEYDLEDVGNVAEEDAAGFAGNPLMSVPVLNDQGRSIIDSDHIAQYIVRTYDPSDQYHVLTQETVYLNARAVMNGIMANDVKLLLSARTGLHPADYDYFKKAKSSIVLSLAWLESHSGLFGLENNTYADFHLVSMWDHLDFYNVVAMEYPSLAGVVSRVSIQKLVSHSAPAK; encoded by the coding sequence ATGAAACTCACTGCGACACCAAATTCTCACTTCTCGCGTAAAGTCCGTCTGTTGATGGACCACCTTGGAATTGAGTACGATCTTGAAGATGTGGGAAATGTCGCCGAAGAGGATGCGGCCGGTTTCGCAGGTAATCCACTGATGTCAGTGCCTGTTCTGAACGATCAGGGGCGCAGCATTATCGATTCTGACCATATTGCTCAGTATATTGTGCGCACATATGACCCATCAGACCAGTATCACGTATTAACACAGGAAACTGTCTATCTGAATGCACGCGCCGTGATGAACGGTATTATGGCAAATGATGTAAAGCTGCTGCTCTCGGCGCGCACAGGTTTGCATCCCGCTGATTATGATTATTTCAAGAAAGCAAAATCGTCCATTGTGCTCAGTCTGGCGTGGCTTGAATCACACAGCGGGCTTTTCGGTCTAGAAAACAATACCTATGCTGATTTTCATCTTGTCAGCATGTGGGATCATCTGGATTTCTATAATGTCGTCGCTATGGAATATCCCTCCCTGGCGGGCGTGGTAAGCAGGGTTTCCATTCAGAAACTGGTAAGTCATTCTGCTCCGGCCAAGTAG